In one Bordetella pertussis 18323 genomic region, the following are encoded:
- a CDS encoding ABC transporter permease: MDLTGFLAQLLNGLAEASSLFLVAAGLSLIFGVTRIVNFAHGSLYMLGVYVAYSIVERVGGTALGFWFGLVAASLAVGVVGAAIEVVLLRRIYRAPELFQLLATFALVLVINDAALWIWGAEDLLGRRAPGLTGAIDLLGRRYPVYNLVLIVVGPVVLGLLWLLLTRTRWGTLVRAATQDREMLGALGVNQAWLFTGVFALGAMLAGLGGALQLPREPASLSLDLRTIGDAFVIVVVGGMGSIPGAYVAALIIAEIKALCIGLGTVTLLGLSISFSKLTLVVEFAFMALVLVFRPWGLFGRPQGASRNSAPIEAPLRPAAPRLRILWGVLLASLAVLPLLAQWLPYAVVLTQDILIAVLFAVSLHFMMGPGGMHSFGHAAYFGLGAYGAALLLKAASLPMEAALAFAPLVAALGALVFGWFCVRLSGVYLAMLTLAFSQIVWSVVFQWDDFTGGSNGMIGVWPAEWLSGTAYYYLALAVVAAAVLGLRRVLFSPFGYAMRAGRDSSLRADAIGIDVKRVQWAAFVVAGAFGGLAGALYAFSKGSISPDTMAVSKSVDGLVMVLLGGIQTLIGPMVGATAFNVLQDYIMRATEYWRALFGGVILLLVLVFPQGIAGFCRQAGQWWSARAGKDRPPRKGGAFIGGPREKQA, encoded by the coding sequence ATGGATCTGACAGGTTTTCTGGCCCAGCTGCTCAACGGGCTGGCCGAGGCATCGTCGCTGTTCCTGGTGGCGGCGGGGCTTTCGCTGATTTTCGGCGTGACGCGCATCGTCAATTTCGCGCACGGCTCGCTCTACATGCTGGGCGTGTACGTGGCGTATTCGATCGTCGAGCGCGTGGGCGGCACCGCGCTGGGCTTCTGGTTCGGCCTGGTGGCCGCGTCGTTGGCCGTCGGCGTGGTGGGCGCGGCGATCGAGGTCGTGCTGTTGCGCCGCATCTATCGCGCGCCGGAGCTGTTCCAGTTGCTGGCGACCTTCGCCCTGGTGCTGGTCATCAACGACGCCGCGCTGTGGATCTGGGGCGCCGAGGATCTGCTGGGGCGGCGCGCGCCGGGCCTGACCGGCGCGATCGACCTGCTGGGCCGCCGGTATCCGGTCTACAACCTGGTGCTGATCGTGGTCGGGCCGGTGGTGCTGGGGCTGCTCTGGCTGCTGCTGACGCGCACGCGCTGGGGCACCCTGGTGCGCGCGGCCACGCAGGACCGCGAGATGCTCGGCGCGCTGGGCGTGAACCAGGCCTGGCTGTTCACCGGCGTGTTCGCGCTGGGCGCCATGCTGGCCGGGCTGGGCGGCGCGCTGCAGCTGCCGCGCGAGCCGGCCAGCCTGAGCCTGGACCTGCGCACCATCGGCGATGCGTTCGTCATCGTGGTGGTGGGCGGCATGGGATCGATTCCGGGGGCCTATGTGGCCGCGCTCATCATCGCCGAGATCAAGGCGCTGTGCATCGGCCTGGGCACCGTGACCCTGCTGGGCTTGAGCATTTCGTTTTCCAAGCTGACGCTGGTGGTGGAGTTCGCCTTCATGGCGCTGGTGCTGGTGTTCCGCCCCTGGGGCCTGTTCGGACGCCCGCAGGGCGCCAGCCGCAACTCGGCGCCCATCGAGGCGCCGCTGCGGCCGGCCGCGCCGCGCCTGCGCATCCTGTGGGGCGTCCTGCTGGCCTCCCTGGCGGTGCTGCCGCTGCTGGCGCAGTGGCTTCCGTACGCGGTGGTGCTGACGCAGGACATCCTGATCGCCGTGCTGTTCGCCGTTAGCCTGCATTTCATGATGGGGCCGGGCGGCATGCATTCGTTCGGCCACGCGGCGTACTTCGGGCTGGGCGCGTACGGCGCGGCCTTGCTGCTGAAGGCCGCCTCGCTGCCCATGGAGGCCGCGCTGGCCTTCGCGCCGCTGGTGGCCGCGCTGGGCGCGCTGGTCTTCGGCTGGTTCTGCGTGCGCCTGTCGGGCGTCTATCTGGCCATGCTGACCCTGGCGTTCTCGCAGATCGTCTGGTCGGTGGTGTTCCAGTGGGACGACTTCACCGGCGGCTCCAACGGCATGATCGGCGTCTGGCCGGCCGAGTGGCTGTCCGGCACCGCCTACTACTATCTGGCGCTGGCGGTGGTCGCGGCCGCCGTGCTGGGCCTGCGGCGCGTGCTGTTCTCGCCATTCGGCTACGCAATGCGCGCCGGGCGCGATTCCAGCCTGCGCGCCGACGCCATCGGCATCGACGTCAAGCGGGTGCAGTGGGCGGCTTTCGTGGTGGCCGGCGCGTTCGGCGGGCTGGCCGGAGCGCTGTATGCGTTTTCCAAGGGCAGCATTTCGCCCGACACCATGGCGGTCAGCAAATCGGTGGACGGCCTGGTGATGGTGCTGCTGGGCGGCATCCAGACCCTGATCGGCCCGATGGTGGGCGCGACGGCGTTCAACGTGCTGCAGGATTACATCATGCGCGCCACCGAGTACTGGCGCGCGCTGTTCGGCGGCGTCATCCTCCTGCTGGTGCTGGTGTTCCCGCAAGGGATCGCGGGATTCTGCCGGCAGGCGGGGCAATGGTGGAGCGCGCGCGCCGGCAAGGACCGGCCGCCGCGCAAGGGCGGCGCCTTCATCGGCGGACCGCGGGAGAAGCAGGCATGA
- a CDS encoding ABC transporter substrate-binding protein, with translation MNGRNRYARLLGATCLTLLGASAWAQDTIKIGEINSYKSQPAFLEPYKKGMQLALDEVNDAGGIAGKKLELVIRDDNANPGEAVRAAEELISRERVDMLTGSFLSHIGLALTDFAKQKKVFFLASEPLTDKIVWQDGNRYTYRLRTSTYMQVAMLVPEALKLKKKRWAIVYPNYEYGQSAVATFKTLMKAGQPDIEFVSEQAAPLGKVDAGSVVQALADSKPDAIFNVLFAADVTKFVREGTTRGLFKDRPVVSVLTGEPEYLDTFRDETPAGWIVTGYPWQFIETPEHQAFLKAYQAKFKDYPRLGSVVGYSAIKSLAEGIKRAGGKTDTESMIKAFAGLKLTIPFGPIEYRTLDNQSTMGAYVGKLASKDGKGVMVDFRYVDGAAAQPSDEEVRKLRKAD, from the coding sequence ATGAACGGTCGCAACCGCTACGCCCGATTGCTGGGCGCAACCTGCCTGACGCTGCTGGGCGCATCGGCCTGGGCACAGGACACCATCAAGATCGGCGAGATCAACAGCTACAAGTCGCAGCCCGCGTTTCTCGAACCCTACAAGAAGGGCATGCAGCTGGCGCTGGACGAGGTCAACGACGCGGGCGGCATCGCTGGCAAGAAGCTGGAGCTGGTGATCCGCGATGACAACGCCAACCCGGGCGAGGCGGTGCGCGCCGCCGAGGAACTGATCTCGCGCGAGCGCGTGGACATGCTGACCGGCTCGTTCCTGTCGCACATCGGCCTGGCGCTGACCGACTTCGCCAAGCAGAAGAAGGTGTTCTTCCTGGCCAGCGAGCCGCTGACCGACAAGATCGTCTGGCAGGACGGCAACCGCTATACCTACCGCCTGCGCACCTCGACCTACATGCAGGTGGCCATGCTGGTGCCCGAGGCGCTGAAGCTGAAGAAAAAGCGCTGGGCCATCGTCTATCCGAACTACGAATACGGTCAATCGGCCGTGGCCACCTTCAAGACCCTGATGAAGGCCGGCCAGCCCGACATCGAATTCGTCTCGGAACAGGCCGCGCCGCTGGGCAAGGTCGATGCCGGCAGCGTGGTGCAGGCGCTGGCCGACTCCAAGCCCGACGCGATCTTCAACGTGCTGTTCGCCGCCGACGTGACCAAGTTCGTGCGCGAGGGCACCACGCGCGGCCTGTTCAAGGACCGGCCGGTGGTCAGCGTGCTGACCGGCGAGCCGGAGTACCTCGATACCTTCCGCGACGAGACGCCGGCCGGCTGGATCGTCACCGGCTATCCGTGGCAGTTCATCGAAACCCCCGAGCACCAGGCCTTCCTGAAGGCCTACCAGGCCAAGTTCAAGGACTATCCGCGCCTGGGTTCGGTGGTGGGCTACAGCGCCATCAAATCGCTGGCCGAGGGCATCAAGCGCGCCGGCGGCAAGACCGACACCGAGTCCATGATCAAGGCGTTCGCGGGCCTGAAGCTGACCATCCCGTTCGGTCCGATCGAATACCGCACGCTGGACAACCAGTCCACCATGGGGGCCTACGTGGGCAAGCTGGCGTCCAAGGACGGCAAGGGCGTGATGGTCGATTTCCGCTATGTCGACGGCGCCGCCGCCCAGCCTTCGGACGAGGAAGTGCGCAAGTTGCGCAAGGCCGATTGA
- a CDS encoding IS481-like element IS481 family transposase has protein sequence MNTHKHARLTFLRRLEMVQQLIAHQVCVPEAARAYGVTAPTVRKWLGRFLAQGQAGLADASSRPTVSPRAIAPAKALAIVELRRKRLTQARIAQALGVSASTVSRVLARAGLSHLADLEPAEPVVRYEHQAPGDLLHIDIKKLGRIQRPGHRVTGNRRDTVEGAGWDFVFVAIDDHARVAFTDIHPDERFPSAVQFLKDAVAYYQRLGVTIQRLLTDNGSAFRSRAFAALCHELGIKHRFTRPYRPQTNGKAERFIQSALREWAYAHTYQNSQHRADAMKSWLHHYNWHRPHQGIGRAVPISRLNLDKYNLLTVHS, from the coding sequence ATGAACACCCATAAGCATGCCCGATTGACCTTCCTACGTCGACTCGAAATGGTCCAGCAATTGATCGCCCATCAAGTTTGTGTGCCTGAAGCGGCCCGCGCCTATGGGGTCACCGCGCCGACTGTGCGCAAATGGCTGGGCCGCTTCCTGGCTCAGGGCCAGGCGGGCTTGGCCGATGCGTCCTCGCGCCCGACGGTCTCGCCCCGAGCGATTGCGCCGGCCAAGGCGCTGGCTATCGTGGAGCTGCGCCGCAAGCGGCTGACCCAAGCGCGCATCGCTCAGGCGCTGGGCGTGTCAGCCAGCACCGTCAGCCGCGTCCTGGCCCGCGCCGGTCTGTCGCACCTGGCCGACCTGGAGCCGGCCGAGCCGGTGGTGCGCTACGAGCATCAGGCCCCCGGCGATCTGCTGCACATCGACATCAAGAAGCTGGGACGTATCCAGCGCCCTGGCCACCGGGTCACGGGCAACCGACGCGATACCGTTGAGGGGGCCGGCTGGGACTTCGTCTTCGTGGCCATCGATGACCACGCCCGCGTGGCCTTCACCGACATCCACCCCGACGAGCGCTTCCCCAGCGCCGTCCAGTTCCTCAAGGACGCAGTGGCCTACTACCAGCGCCTGGGCGTGACCATCCAGCGCTTGCTCACCGACAATGGCTCGGCCTTTCGCAGCCGCGCCTTCGCCGCGCTGTGCCATGAGCTGGGCATCAAGCACCGCTTTACCCGACCTTACCGCCCACAGACCAATGGCAAGGCCGAACGCTTCATCCAGTCGGCCTTGCGTGAGTGGGCTTACGCTCACACCTACCAGAACTCCCAACACCGAGCCGATGCCATGAAATCCTGGCTACACCACTACAACTGGCATCGACCCCACCAAGGCATCGGGCGCGCTGTACCCATCTCCAGACTCAACCTGGACAAATACAACCTATTGACAGTTCACAGCTAG
- a CDS encoding PaaI family thioesterase, with the protein MKLQWIERVPPRWRARLLRVGFNLHPAFRATGGRVVEIAADFLHIRIRLPLGRRTRNIVGSMYGGSLFSVTDGAHPTMLMMALGPGVIVWDKAATIRYRKPAYATLYADFRIGRDEIAAIRAELARDHETTRTYSVALSDRHGEVYAVVERTVYIADKAFYKRKTQAGAPARTPLEPAPPGN; encoded by the coding sequence CGTGGGGTTCAACCTGCACCCCGCCTTCCGCGCCACCGGCGGGCGGGTGGTGGAGATCGCGGCCGACTTCCTGCACATCCGCATCAGGCTGCCGCTGGGCCGGCGCACCCGCAACATCGTCGGCTCGATGTATGGCGGATCGCTGTTCTCGGTGACCGACGGCGCGCACCCCACCATGCTGATGATGGCGCTGGGGCCCGGCGTCATCGTCTGGGACAAGGCCGCCACCATCCGCTACCGCAAGCCGGCCTACGCCACGCTGTATGCGGATTTCCGCATCGGCCGCGATGAAATCGCCGCGATTCGCGCCGAGCTGGCGCGCGATCACGAAACCACGCGCACCTATAGCGTGGCGCTGAGCGACCGCCATGGCGAGGTCTACGCGGTGGTGGAGCGCACGGTCTATATCGCCGACAAGGCCTTCTACAAGCGCAAGACGCAGGCCGGCGCGCCGGCGCGCACGCCGCTCGAACCGGCCCCGCCCGGCAACTAG